From the genome of Bombyx mori chromosome 16, ASM3026992v2, one region includes:
- the LOC101744641 gene encoding inositol oxygenase, protein MKIKPDSPVSMIDPSLLLRPEAKYDDKPVEAFRDYNIDENDPIKMRVRKTYYDMHTNMTVDFVKSKMEKWLKFNHFKATVKDALIKLNDLVDESDPDTDLPNIVHAFQTAERIREEHPDEDWFQLIGLMHDLGKVMAFYDEPQWCVVGDTFPVGCKWGKSIVYGDDSFQRNPDTYNPKYNTEHGMYKPKCGLENLMMSWGHDEYLYRVLVHNKSKFPKKALYMVRYHSFYPWHAGGDYKHLLVESDNDILEAVLEFNKYDLYTKSAGVPDIEALWPYYEKLIDKYIPGVLEW, encoded by the exons GATTCCCCGGTCTCCATGATCGACCCATCCCTGCTACTGCGTCCGGAGGCCAAGTATGACGACAAGCCCGTGGAAGCCTTCCGGGACTACAACATCGACGAGAACGACCCCATAAAGATGAGAGTTCGGAAAACATATTACGACATGCACACGAATATGACTGTTGACTTTGTCAAAA gtaAAATGGAAAAGTGGTTGAAGTTCAATCACTTCAAAGCCACTGTTAAGGATGCTCTCATCAAGCTCAATGACTTAGTGGACGAGTCAGATCCCGATACGGATCTCCCAAACATCGTGCACGCCTTCCAGACCGCTGAGAGGATCAGGGAGGAACACCCCGATGAAGATTGGTTCCAACTTATTGGACTGATGCATGATCTCGGAAAG GTTATGGCATTCTACGATGAACCACAGTGGTGCGTGGTGGGTGATACCTTTCCGGTTGGTTGTAAGTGGGGCAAGTCTATTGTGTACGGAGACGACAGCTTCCAACGTAACCCGGACACGTACAATCCTAAATACAA TACTGAACACGGCATGTACAAACCGAAGTGTGGTCTAGAGAACTTAATGATGTCCTGGGGCCACGACGAGTACCTGTACCGAGTTCTTGTACATAACAAGTCCAAGTTTCCCAAGAAAGCGCTGTACATGGTCAG GTACCACTCCTTCTACCCGTGGCATGCTGGTGGCGATTACAAACATCTTCTCGTGGAAAGCGATAACGATATCTTGGAGGCTGTACTTGAGTTCAA CAAATACGATTTGTATACGAAAAGCGCTGGGGTCCCGGACATTGAAGCGCTTTGGCCTTACTACGAGAAACTCATCGATAAATACATCCCGGGTGTACTTGAGTGGTGA